A stretch of Anolis sagrei isolate rAnoSag1 chromosome X, rAnoSag1.mat, whole genome shotgun sequence DNA encodes these proteins:
- the XBP1 gene encoding X-box-binding protein 1, producing the protein MAGEGEELPGAERCHSGGRRRRREMVPLPSAPPRLLLLPSPAMAMGRPTTEALPSPASPSQQPQQPRKRQRLAHLSPEEKALRRKLKNRVAAQSARDRKKARMGELERQAIELEAQNQRLSEENRRLREEAQGLASENQELRLRLAGLHPSEAGGGGAIIVSTKEEDGGGALTSAGPAKSAALGSSVPLQKGQAQHRGTLNSMEDTPLLFLLPWIQLWVLQALSLVCLWACWRAWTRRSSCWRKENRKRKSSIVGHFAPTPFPYGAPLFLRWGPQNVAWRPLMDPPSAPTTRTPNPSPSKSR; encoded by the exons ATGGCTGGCGAGGGGGAGGAGCTGCCGGGCGCGGAGAGGTGTCATTCGGGAGGAAGGCGCCGAAGAAGAGAGATGGTTCCCCTGCCGTCGGCTCCTCCGAGGCTGTTGCTTCTGCCCAGTCCCGCCATGGCGATGGGGAGGCCCACAACCGAGGCCTTGCCTTCGCCGGCGTCGCCTTCGCAGCAGCCGCAGCAGCCGAGGAAGAGGCAGCGCCTCGCACACCTCAGCCCCGAGGAGAAGGCCTTGCGCAG GAAGCTGAAGAACCGAGTGGCAGCCCAAAGCGCCCGTGACCGCAAGAAGGCCCGGATGGGAGAGCTGGAGCGGCAAGCAATCGAGCTAGAGGCACAA AACCAGCGCCTGTCAGAGGAGAACCGCCGGCTGAGGGAAGAAGCTCAGGGATTGGCCTCCGAGAACCAGGAGCTCCGCCTCCGCTTGGCGGGGCTCCACCCATCAGAagcaggagggggcggggccataATCGTGTCTACGAAGGAGGAAGATGGAGGAGGTGCGTTAACCTCGGCTGGGCCGGCTAAGTCCGCAGCACTTGGCTCAAGTGTTCCTCTGCAGAAGGGACAGGCACAGCACCGGGGGACACTCAACTCCATGGAGGACACTccacttctcttcctcctcccatggATACAACTATGGGTACTTCAGGCGCTGAG ccTGGTGTGCTTGTGGGCCTGCTGGAGGGCCTGGACCCGGCGCTCTTCCTGCTGGAGGAAGGAGAACAGGAAGAGGAAGTCCTCCATTGTCGGCCATTTTGCACCGACTCCATTCCCGTACGGGGCCCCCCTTTTCCTGCGTTGGGGCCCCCAGAACGTGGCCTGGAGGCCCCTGATGGACCCGCCATCCGCGCCGACCACCCGTACACCAAACCCCTCCCCTTCGAAGTCGAGATGA